The Falco peregrinus isolate bFalPer1 chromosome 9, bFalPer1.pri, whole genome shotgun sequence genome includes a window with the following:
- the CTTN gene encoding src substrate cortactin isoform X1, which translates to MWKATAGHTVSVSQDDGADDWETDPDFVNDVSEKEQRWGAKTVKGSGHQEHINIHQLRENVFQEHQNLKEKELETGPKASHGYGGKFGVEQDRMDKSAVGHEYQSKLSKHCSQVDSVKGFGGKFGVQTDRVDQSAVGFEYQGKTEKHASQKDYSSGFGGKYGVQADRVDKSAVGFDYQGKTEKHESQKDYSKGFGGKYGVDKDKVDKSAVGFEYQGKTEKHESQKDYVKGFGGKFGVQTDRQDKCALGWDHQEKVQLHESQKDYKSGFGGKFGVQTERQDPSAVGFDYKEKLAKHESQQDYSKGFGGKYGVQKDRMDKNAATFEDIEKPASTYQKTKPIEAVANKTSSIRANFENLAKEKEQEDRRKAEAERAQRMAREKQEQEEARRKLEEQAKSKKQTPPPSPTAQPAEQKAPSSPVYEDAVSYEAEPACKNSNATYSAECEPESSYKAAESDYQEAVSQREAEYEPETVYEVAGAGDHYQAEENAYDEYENELGITAIALYDYQAAGDDEISFDPDDIITNIEMIDDGWWRGVCKGRYGLFPANYVELRQ; encoded by the exons ATGTGGAAGGCTACTGCAGGCCACACCGTTTCTGTCAGTCAGGATGATGGAGCTGATGACTGGGAGACAGATCCTGATTTTGTG AATGACGTGAGTGAGAAAGAACAGCGCTGGGGGGCTAAAACTGTGAAAGGATCTGGCCATCAAGAGCATATCAA TATTCATCAGCTGAGAGAGAATGTATTCCAAGAACACCAGAACCTCAAAGAGAAGGAGCTTGAAACAGGACCAAAAGCTTCCCATGGCTATGGAGGGAAGTTCGGTGTTGAACAAGATCGCATGGATAAA TCAGCTGTTGGCCATGAATATCAATCCAAGCTTTCTAAACATTGCTCCCAAGTGGATTCAGTGAAAGGGTTTGGTGGCAAGTTTGGAGTACAAACCGATAGAGTTGACCAG tCAGCTGTTGGATTTGAATACCAGGGGAAAACTGAGAAGCATGCCTCCCAAAAAG ACTACTCAAGTGGTTTTGGTGGAAAATACGGAGTACAGGCTGACAGAGTGGACAAGAGTGCAGTGGGGTTTGATTACCAGGGTAAAACTGAGAAACACGAGTCACAGAAGG ATTATTCCAAGGGCTTTGGTGGTAAATATGGTGTTGACAAGGACAAAGTGGACAAAAGTGCTGTTGGCTTTGAATATCAAGGCAAAACGGAAAAACATGAATCACAGAAAG ATTATGTAAAGGGGTTTGGAGGCAAGTTTGGtgtgcagacagacagacaagaCAAATGTGCGCTTGGCTGGGATCACCAGGAGAAAGTGCAGCTGCACGAATCCCAGAAAG ACTATAAGAGTGGTTTCGGAGGGAAATTTGGTGTACAGACAGAAAGGCAGGACCCATCTGCTGTGGGGTTTGATTACAAGGAGAAACTAGCCAAGCATGAATCTCAACAAG ATTATTCAAAAGGATTTGGTGGGAAGTACGGTGTACAGAAGGATCGGATGGATAAG AATGCAGCAACTTTTGAAGATATTGAGAAACCAGCATCAACTTATCAGAAGACCAAGCCAATAGAAGCTG TTGCTAATAAAACAAGCAGCATCCGAGCTAATTTTGAAAACCTAGCCAAGGAAAAAGAGCAGGAAGACCGAAGGAAGGCAGAAGCTGAGAGAGCGCAAAGAATGGCCAGGGAGAAACAAGAACAGGAGGAAGCTCGAAGGAAACTGGAG GAGCAAGCTAAATCCAAAAAACAAACTCCACCGCCATCTCCTACCGCACAGCCAGCTGAACAGAAGGCACCCTCAAGCCCAGTCTATGAG gaTGCAGTTTCCTATGAAGCAGAGCCTGCCTGCAAGAATTCCAACGCAACATATTCAGCTGAATGCGAGCCGGAGTCCAGTTACAAAGCTGCAGAGTCAGACTACCAGGAAGCAGTGAGTCAGCGAGAGGCAGAGTATGAGCCAGAGACTGTCTATGAAGTGGCAGGGGCAGGTGACCATTACCAAGCAG aagaaaatgcttATGATGAATATGAAAATGAACTTGGAATTACAGCCATAGCCCTTTATGATTATCAAGCTG CGGGTGATGACGAGATTTCCTTTGACCCAGATGACATCATCACAAACATAGAAATGATCGATGACGGCTGGTGGAGGGGTGTCTGCAAAGGCCGATATGGATTGTTCCCCGCAAATTACGTGGAGCTGAGACAATAA
- the CTTN gene encoding src substrate cortactin isoform X3 produces the protein MWKATAGHTVSVSQDDGADDWETDPDFVNDVSEKEQRWGAKTVKGSGHQEHINIHQLRENVFQEHQNLKEKELETGPKASHGYGGKFGVEQDRMDKSAVGHEYQSKLSKHCSQVDSVKGFGGKFGVQTDRVDQSAVGFEYQGKTEKHASQKDYSSGFGGKYGVQADRVDKSAVGFDYQGKTEKHESQKDYVKGFGGKFGVQTDRQDKCALGWDHQEKVQLHESQKDYKSGFGGKFGVQTERQDPSAVGFDYKEKLAKHESQQDYSKGFGGKYGVQKDRMDKNAATFEDIEKPASTYQKTKPIEAVANKTSSIRANFENLAKEKEQEDRRKAEAERAQRMAREKQEQEEARRKLEEQAKSKKQTPPPSPTAQPAEQKAPSSPVYEDAVSYEAEPACKNSNATYSAECEPESSYKAAESDYQEAVSQREAEYEPETVYEVAGAGDHYQAEENAYDEYENELGITAIALYDYQAAGDDEISFDPDDIITNIEMIDDGWWRGVCKGRYGLFPANYVELRQ, from the exons ATGTGGAAGGCTACTGCAGGCCACACCGTTTCTGTCAGTCAGGATGATGGAGCTGATGACTGGGAGACAGATCCTGATTTTGTG AATGACGTGAGTGAGAAAGAACAGCGCTGGGGGGCTAAAACTGTGAAAGGATCTGGCCATCAAGAGCATATCAA TATTCATCAGCTGAGAGAGAATGTATTCCAAGAACACCAGAACCTCAAAGAGAAGGAGCTTGAAACAGGACCAAAAGCTTCCCATGGCTATGGAGGGAAGTTCGGTGTTGAACAAGATCGCATGGATAAA TCAGCTGTTGGCCATGAATATCAATCCAAGCTTTCTAAACATTGCTCCCAAGTGGATTCAGTGAAAGGGTTTGGTGGCAAGTTTGGAGTACAAACCGATAGAGTTGACCAG tCAGCTGTTGGATTTGAATACCAGGGGAAAACTGAGAAGCATGCCTCCCAAAAAG ACTACTCAAGTGGTTTTGGTGGAAAATACGGAGTACAGGCTGACAGAGTGGACAAGAGTGCAGTGGGGTTTGATTACCAGGGTAAAACTGAGAAACACGAGTCACAGAAGG ATTATGTAAAGGGGTTTGGAGGCAAGTTTGGtgtgcagacagacagacaagaCAAATGTGCGCTTGGCTGGGATCACCAGGAGAAAGTGCAGCTGCACGAATCCCAGAAAG ACTATAAGAGTGGTTTCGGAGGGAAATTTGGTGTACAGACAGAAAGGCAGGACCCATCTGCTGTGGGGTTTGATTACAAGGAGAAACTAGCCAAGCATGAATCTCAACAAG ATTATTCAAAAGGATTTGGTGGGAAGTACGGTGTACAGAAGGATCGGATGGATAAG AATGCAGCAACTTTTGAAGATATTGAGAAACCAGCATCAACTTATCAGAAGACCAAGCCAATAGAAGCTG TTGCTAATAAAACAAGCAGCATCCGAGCTAATTTTGAAAACCTAGCCAAGGAAAAAGAGCAGGAAGACCGAAGGAAGGCAGAAGCTGAGAGAGCGCAAAGAATGGCCAGGGAGAAACAAGAACAGGAGGAAGCTCGAAGGAAACTGGAG GAGCAAGCTAAATCCAAAAAACAAACTCCACCGCCATCTCCTACCGCACAGCCAGCTGAACAGAAGGCACCCTCAAGCCCAGTCTATGAG gaTGCAGTTTCCTATGAAGCAGAGCCTGCCTGCAAGAATTCCAACGCAACATATTCAGCTGAATGCGAGCCGGAGTCCAGTTACAAAGCTGCAGAGTCAGACTACCAGGAAGCAGTGAGTCAGCGAGAGGCAGAGTATGAGCCAGAGACTGTCTATGAAGTGGCAGGGGCAGGTGACCATTACCAAGCAG aagaaaatgcttATGATGAATATGAAAATGAACTTGGAATTACAGCCATAGCCCTTTATGATTATCAAGCTG CGGGTGATGACGAGATTTCCTTTGACCCAGATGACATCATCACAAACATAGAAATGATCGATGACGGCTGGTGGAGGGGTGTCTGCAAAGGCCGATATGGATTGTTCCCCGCAAATTACGTGGAGCTGAGACAATAA
- the CTTN gene encoding src substrate cortactin isoform X2, with the protein MWKATAGHTVSVSQDDGADDWETDPDFVNDVSEKEQRWGAKTVKGSGHQEHINIHQLRENVFQEHQNLKEKELETGPKASHGYGGKFGVEQDRMDKSAVGHEYQSKLSKHCSQVDSVKGFGGKFGVQTDRVDQSAVGFEYQGKTEKHASQKDYSSGFGGKYGVQADRVDKSAVGFDYQGKTEKHESQKDYSKGFGGKYGVDKDKVDKSAVGFEYQGKTEKHESQKDYVKGFGGKFGVQTDRQDKCALGWDHQEKVQLHESQKDYSKGFGGKYGVQKDRMDKNAATFEDIEKPASTYQKTKPIEAVANKTSSIRANFENLAKEKEQEDRRKAEAERAQRMAREKQEQEEARRKLEEQAKSKKQTPPPSPTAQPAEQKAPSSPVYEDAVSYEAEPACKNSNATYSAECEPESSYKAAESDYQEAVSQREAEYEPETVYEVAGAGDHYQAEENAYDEYENELGITAIALYDYQAAGDDEISFDPDDIITNIEMIDDGWWRGVCKGRYGLFPANYVELRQ; encoded by the exons ATGTGGAAGGCTACTGCAGGCCACACCGTTTCTGTCAGTCAGGATGATGGAGCTGATGACTGGGAGACAGATCCTGATTTTGTG AATGACGTGAGTGAGAAAGAACAGCGCTGGGGGGCTAAAACTGTGAAAGGATCTGGCCATCAAGAGCATATCAA TATTCATCAGCTGAGAGAGAATGTATTCCAAGAACACCAGAACCTCAAAGAGAAGGAGCTTGAAACAGGACCAAAAGCTTCCCATGGCTATGGAGGGAAGTTCGGTGTTGAACAAGATCGCATGGATAAA TCAGCTGTTGGCCATGAATATCAATCCAAGCTTTCTAAACATTGCTCCCAAGTGGATTCAGTGAAAGGGTTTGGTGGCAAGTTTGGAGTACAAACCGATAGAGTTGACCAG tCAGCTGTTGGATTTGAATACCAGGGGAAAACTGAGAAGCATGCCTCCCAAAAAG ACTACTCAAGTGGTTTTGGTGGAAAATACGGAGTACAGGCTGACAGAGTGGACAAGAGTGCAGTGGGGTTTGATTACCAGGGTAAAACTGAGAAACACGAGTCACAGAAGG ATTATTCCAAGGGCTTTGGTGGTAAATATGGTGTTGACAAGGACAAAGTGGACAAAAGTGCTGTTGGCTTTGAATATCAAGGCAAAACGGAAAAACATGAATCACAGAAAG ATTATGTAAAGGGGTTTGGAGGCAAGTTTGGtgtgcagacagacagacaagaCAAATGTGCGCTTGGCTGGGATCACCAGGAGAAAGTGCAGCTGCACGAATCCCAGAAAG ATTATTCAAAAGGATTTGGTGGGAAGTACGGTGTACAGAAGGATCGGATGGATAAG AATGCAGCAACTTTTGAAGATATTGAGAAACCAGCATCAACTTATCAGAAGACCAAGCCAATAGAAGCTG TTGCTAATAAAACAAGCAGCATCCGAGCTAATTTTGAAAACCTAGCCAAGGAAAAAGAGCAGGAAGACCGAAGGAAGGCAGAAGCTGAGAGAGCGCAAAGAATGGCCAGGGAGAAACAAGAACAGGAGGAAGCTCGAAGGAAACTGGAG GAGCAAGCTAAATCCAAAAAACAAACTCCACCGCCATCTCCTACCGCACAGCCAGCTGAACAGAAGGCACCCTCAAGCCCAGTCTATGAG gaTGCAGTTTCCTATGAAGCAGAGCCTGCCTGCAAGAATTCCAACGCAACATATTCAGCTGAATGCGAGCCGGAGTCCAGTTACAAAGCTGCAGAGTCAGACTACCAGGAAGCAGTGAGTCAGCGAGAGGCAGAGTATGAGCCAGAGACTGTCTATGAAGTGGCAGGGGCAGGTGACCATTACCAAGCAG aagaaaatgcttATGATGAATATGAAAATGAACTTGGAATTACAGCCATAGCCCTTTATGATTATCAAGCTG CGGGTGATGACGAGATTTCCTTTGACCCAGATGACATCATCACAAACATAGAAATGATCGATGACGGCTGGTGGAGGGGTGTCTGCAAAGGCCGATATGGATTGTTCCCCGCAAATTACGTGGAGCTGAGACAATAA
- the CTTN gene encoding src substrate cortactin isoform X4, with the protein MWKATAGHTVSVSQDDGADDWETDPDFVNDVSEKEQRWGAKTVKGSGHQEHINIHQLRENVFQEHQNLKEKELETGPKASHGYGGKFGVEQDRMDKSAVGHEYQSKLSKHCSQVDSVKGFGGKFGVQTDRVDQSAVGFEYQGKTEKHASQKDYSSGFGGKYGVQADRVDKSAVGFDYQGKTEKHESQKDYVKGFGGKFGVQTDRQDKCALGWDHQEKVQLHESQKDYSKGFGGKYGVQKDRMDKNAATFEDIEKPASTYQKTKPIEAVANKTSSIRANFENLAKEKEQEDRRKAEAERAQRMAREKQEQEEARRKLEEQAKSKKQTPPPSPTAQPAEQKAPSSPVYEDAVSYEAEPACKNSNATYSAECEPESSYKAAESDYQEAVSQREAEYEPETVYEVAGAGDHYQAEENAYDEYENELGITAIALYDYQAAGDDEISFDPDDIITNIEMIDDGWWRGVCKGRYGLFPANYVELRQ; encoded by the exons ATGTGGAAGGCTACTGCAGGCCACACCGTTTCTGTCAGTCAGGATGATGGAGCTGATGACTGGGAGACAGATCCTGATTTTGTG AATGACGTGAGTGAGAAAGAACAGCGCTGGGGGGCTAAAACTGTGAAAGGATCTGGCCATCAAGAGCATATCAA TATTCATCAGCTGAGAGAGAATGTATTCCAAGAACACCAGAACCTCAAAGAGAAGGAGCTTGAAACAGGACCAAAAGCTTCCCATGGCTATGGAGGGAAGTTCGGTGTTGAACAAGATCGCATGGATAAA TCAGCTGTTGGCCATGAATATCAATCCAAGCTTTCTAAACATTGCTCCCAAGTGGATTCAGTGAAAGGGTTTGGTGGCAAGTTTGGAGTACAAACCGATAGAGTTGACCAG tCAGCTGTTGGATTTGAATACCAGGGGAAAACTGAGAAGCATGCCTCCCAAAAAG ACTACTCAAGTGGTTTTGGTGGAAAATACGGAGTACAGGCTGACAGAGTGGACAAGAGTGCAGTGGGGTTTGATTACCAGGGTAAAACTGAGAAACACGAGTCACAGAAGG ATTATGTAAAGGGGTTTGGAGGCAAGTTTGGtgtgcagacagacagacaagaCAAATGTGCGCTTGGCTGGGATCACCAGGAGAAAGTGCAGCTGCACGAATCCCAGAAAG ATTATTCAAAAGGATTTGGTGGGAAGTACGGTGTACAGAAGGATCGGATGGATAAG AATGCAGCAACTTTTGAAGATATTGAGAAACCAGCATCAACTTATCAGAAGACCAAGCCAATAGAAGCTG TTGCTAATAAAACAAGCAGCATCCGAGCTAATTTTGAAAACCTAGCCAAGGAAAAAGAGCAGGAAGACCGAAGGAAGGCAGAAGCTGAGAGAGCGCAAAGAATGGCCAGGGAGAAACAAGAACAGGAGGAAGCTCGAAGGAAACTGGAG GAGCAAGCTAAATCCAAAAAACAAACTCCACCGCCATCTCCTACCGCACAGCCAGCTGAACAGAAGGCACCCTCAAGCCCAGTCTATGAG gaTGCAGTTTCCTATGAAGCAGAGCCTGCCTGCAAGAATTCCAACGCAACATATTCAGCTGAATGCGAGCCGGAGTCCAGTTACAAAGCTGCAGAGTCAGACTACCAGGAAGCAGTGAGTCAGCGAGAGGCAGAGTATGAGCCAGAGACTGTCTATGAAGTGGCAGGGGCAGGTGACCATTACCAAGCAG aagaaaatgcttATGATGAATATGAAAATGAACTTGGAATTACAGCCATAGCCCTTTATGATTATCAAGCTG CGGGTGATGACGAGATTTCCTTTGACCCAGATGACATCATCACAAACATAGAAATGATCGATGACGGCTGGTGGAGGGGTGTCTGCAAAGGCCGATATGGATTGTTCCCCGCAAATTACGTGGAGCTGAGACAATAA